A window of Calditrichota bacterium genomic DNA:
TCGCCGGCAGCAATTTTATTGGTCAAATCTTCGGATAAAATGTGAACTTTATTTTTTGCCATATTTTAAATCACTTTTCAAGCATTATTTTGAAATTGAAAATTGAATTTATTAAATGTTATATGCCGAAACTGGAATGAAGGTTCAGTAATTGACAGGAAAAATGGTGGTGTTATTCCCCAAAAGCGGAAAATCGGCGCCAATCTTTATCAGATTTTATCAGCAAGGATTCCCCAAGGCCTCGCTTTGTAAAAATACTTTGAGAAATTGAAAAATAAAATTGTTTTCAGGCATCGGAATGAAAACTTTTAACCGCCGTTTCTTTATCTTCAAAATTGGGAAGATGTTTTTCCAGGCGGGCAATTTTGATCAAGCTCATCACGCGATTGTTGGCGCCGAGCAGTTTCAATTGACCGCCTAAATTTTTCAATTGCCGCAAGCCAAAAAGTAGCGCGCCCAGACCCGAGCTGTCAGCATAATTCACAGCGGAAAGATCAACCAACACATTCGTCACACCATTGTCCACAGAGAGCAAAAGTTCCGTCTTCAATTCCGGCGCCAAAACCGCATCCAGACGATCCTGATTGATTTTTATGATCGTAACGTCTTTTTCCGTCTCTTTAGCAAACATAAAAAACTCCACTCATATTCATCAAATTTCTTCACCTTCGATATTCCAATAAAACAAAAAAAATTTATAATGTCAAGTATTTTCGCTTTTATTTGCAAAAATATTTGTTTTTGGG
This region includes:
- a CDS encoding STAS domain-containing protein — its product is MFAKETEKDVTIIKINQDRLDAVLAPELKTELLLSVDNGVTNVLVDLSAVNYADSSGLGALLFGLRQLKNLGGQLKLLGANNRVMSLIKIARLEKHLPNFEDKETAVKSFHSDA